From the Danio aesculapii chromosome 9, fDanAes4.1, whole genome shotgun sequence genome, one window contains:
- the LOC130234495 gene encoding uncharacterized protein LOC130234495 has translation MSADHFSAAAYLEVKKFGLVWFGFVPRLLHNRRRLPSRKQRLIIRNLLSELKCLKFAVEQILWTPAHTRLCSPTASGPAIMQSIVPRSQTPGTDLCGLNSCCFIIRSDLGCYMRCRDFSLGSNLTVFSLHPACKDGNHYLGHENGFFYIIKKSSYRRVTDLTTDSGSAVYSLHPNCQGGDHYLSTFGTFYIIFQDKGTYRRTTDLHTDADAEERELHPSCRSGVYFWGLPEHCCLLTADSQWGVQFHTTPDLSTEEHQESSVHPDALNFIPGGLTVTKGPVFSIWENIESVTNDSKTAVSWQKKLKRRIGYDKQKFSQITLNWKMFPADEYQDLLMLILKRELCFSKTISYYYKTENDSWRDVSEVEDQLTFELKPREGLYVWQYKLGFGQDTVLFCRDLKIEAHSHRPSNARD, from the exons ATGAGTGCAGATCACTTTAGCGCAGCAGCATATTTAGAAGTAAAgaagtttggtttggtttggtttggttttgtccCGCGACTCCTCCACAACAGGCGGAGACTCCCGAGCAGGAAACAGCGTTTGATCATCCGCAATCTTCTGTCTGAACTGAAGTGTCTAAAGTTTGCCGTCGAGCAGATTCTGTGGACTCCAGCACACACCAGACTCTGCTCTCCTACAGCTTCAG GTCCAGCCATCATGCAAAGCATTGTTCCCAGGAGCCAAACACCCGGCACAGACCTCTGTGGACTGAACAGCTGCTGTTTTATAATCCGCTCAGACCTCGGATGCTACATGCGCTGCAGGGATTTCAGTCTGGGATCCAATCTGACTGTGTTCAGTCTGCACCCTGCCTGTAAAGATGGAAACCACTACCTGGGTCATGAGAACGGCTTCTTCTACATCATCAAGAAGAGCTCGTACCGCAGGGTGACGGACCTGACCACGGACAGCGGCTCTGCGGTGTACAGCCTGCACCCAAACTGCCAGGGCGGAGACCACTACCTGTCCACCTTCGGCACCTTCTACATCATCTTCCAAGACAAGGGCACTTACCGGAGAACCACAGACCTGCACACGGACGCGGATGCCGAAGAGCGCGAGCTGCACCCCAGCTGTAGGAGTGGGGTGTATTTCTGGGGTCTGCCGGAGCACTGCTGCCTCCTCACTGCAGACTCTCAGTGGGGCGTCCAGTTCCACACAACCCCTGATCTCAGCACAGAGGAGCACCAGGAGTCCTCCGTCCACCCCGACGCCCTGAACTTTATACCCGGCGGCCTGACCGTCACTAAAGGCCCAGTGTTCTCCATCTGGGAGAACATTGAGTCTGTAACGAACGACAGCAAAACGGCCGTGAGCTGGCAGAAGAAGCTGAAGAGGAGGATTGGCTACGACAAGCAGAAGTTTTCTCAGATCACACTCAACTGGAAGATGTTCCCCGCGGACGAGTACCAGGACCTGCTGATGCTCATCCTGAAGAGGGAGCTCTGCTTTTCCAAAACAATTTCTTATTATTACAAAACCGAAAACGACAGCTGGAGAGACGTGTCGGAGGTGGAGGATCAGCTGACGTTCGAGCTGAAGCCGAGGGAGGGTCTGTATGTGTGGCAGTACAAGCTGGGCTTTGGGCAGGACACGGTGTTGTTCTGCCGCGATTTGAAGATTGAAGCACACTCCCATCGTCCTTCAAATGCTCGAGACTGA